One Larus michahellis chromosome 20, bLarMic1.1, whole genome shotgun sequence genomic window carries:
- the ANK1 gene encoding ankyrin-1 isoform X4 codes for MAARKGRSAPDVAADAATSFLRAARSGNLDKALDHLRNGVDINTCNQNGLNALHLASKEGHVKMVVELLHKEIVLETTTKKGNTALHIAALAGQQDVVRELVNYGANVNAQSQKGFTPLYMAAQENHLEVVKFLLENGANQNVATEDGFTPLAVALQQGHENVVAHLINYGTKGKVRLPALHIAARNDDTRTAAVLLQNDPNADVLSKTGFTPLHIAAHYENLSVAQLLLNRGASVNFTPQNGITPLHIASRRGNIIMVRLLLDRGAQIETRTKDELTPLHCAARNGHVRIAEILLDHGAPIQAKTKNGLSPIHMAAQGDHLDCVRLLLQYSAEIDDITLDHLTPLHVAAHCGHHRVAKLLVEKGAKPNSRALNGFTPLHIACKKNHIRVMELLLKTGASIDAVTESGLTPLHVAAFMGHLPIVKTLLQRGASPNVSNVKVETPLHMAARAGHTDVAKYLLQNKAKVNAKAKDDQTPLHCAARIGHTAMAKLLLENNANSNLATTAGHTPLHITAREGHVDTALALLEKGASQTCMTKKGFTPLHVAAKYGKVDVAELLLAHDAHPNAAGKNGLTPLHVAVHHNNLEIVKLLLPKGSSPHSSAWNGYTPLHIAAKQNQMEVASSLLQYGASANAESVQGVTPLHLASQEGHADMVALLFSKQANGDLGNKSGLTPLHLVAQEGHVLVADVLVKHGVTVDATTRMGYTPLHVASHYGNIKLVKFLLQHQADVNAKTKLGYTPLHQAAQQGHTDVVTLLLKHGASPNEISTNGTTPLAIAKRLGYISVTDVLKIVTEETDIPSVGDKHRMSFPETVDEILDVSEDEGTAHVTVMEEELIAPKPRTLDSRDQEGKREMLEFMTTTTLEQTMESPAVLQVPCVPPETVVTRAEETEQVGPVETEAEQVSLLHAPSVSPQEPSKEFDEDSLIPSSPATETSDNISPVASPVHTGFLVSFMVDARGGSMRGSRHHGLRVVIPPRACAAPTRITCRLVKPQKLPAPPSLAEEEGLASRIIALGPAGAQFLSPVIVEIPHFASYGRGDRELVVLRNENGSVWKEHRNRYEESYMDQLLNGMDEELESLEELEKKRVCRIITTDFPLYFVVMSRICQDCDQIGPEGGCLKSTLVPMVQATFPDTAVTKGVRLALQAQPVPDELVTKLLGNQATFSPIVTVEPRRRKFHRPIGLRIPLPPSWKDNPRDSGEGDTTSLRLLCSVIGGTDQAQWEDITGTTKLVYENECANFTTNVSARFWLADCPRTAEAVHFATMLYKELTAVPYMAKFVVFAKMNDSREGRLRCYCMTDDKIDKTLEQHENFTEVARSRDIEVVEGMPLHVELSGNLVPVKKATQPRTFLFQSFRENRLAIPIKVRDSSREASGSLSFLRKAMKYEDLQHVLCHLNISIPPCTKGSGSEERRRTLTPLSLRERYSILSETSFGSLSSTDKADQKMVDIAEQLGLSWAELARELQFGVDDINRIRVENPNSLLEQSIALLNLWVSREGKSVKIESLYTALRNIDRSEIINTLEGSGRQSRSLKGSWRYTDRDYSLSPSQMNGYASLQDELLSPASLHYTLPSPLRADQYWNEVAIMDAIPMAATEQDALMEMSDMQVWSSGLTPSLVTAEDSSLECSKAEDSDATSEGRFPGQLLADAHGPDHMGSMDLVEDDTVDSDAMNGLIDLLEQEEGPRPEGKTPASDHQPGTGEQDLESEVSFVSVQQKVQARITASPPVSHIVEKSTDRLRDWNAEGSFISCLQDLTAGSWQEGVTRRLLPMHTTASGAQGQEQEQVLAPAVELMRVSSAEDSDWQPQHPTGGWQEEADSRFFGQGNEVLHLPGEQVTEEQFTDDQGNIITKKVIRKVVRQLGPGDTDDRQEQEELILEGSLQEPQDLEAEDDHFMKYSILHRDGLGAKEEVRVRVPKPEVCGGRMGAQIVKRASLKRGKQ; via the exons gccgACGCTGCAACCAGTTTCTTGAGAGCTGCAAGATCCGGGAATCTGGACAAAGCCTTGGATCACCTCAGGAATGGGGTAGATATTAACACCTGCAACCAG aaTGGGCTGAACGCCTTGCACCTGGCCTCCAAGGAGGGCCATGTGAAAAtggtggtggagctgctgcaCAAGGAGATCGTTTTGGAGACAACGACCAAG AAGGGAAACACAGCCCTGCACATTGCTGCCCTGGCTGGACAACAGGACGTGGTCCGGGAACTAGTGAACTACGGGGCCAACGTCAATGCGCAGTCACAG AAAGGCTTCACACCCCTCTACATGGCAGCACAGGAAAACCACCTGGAAGTTGTCAAGTTCTTGCTGGAAAATGGAGCCAACCAGAATGTAGCCACAGAG GATGGCTTCACGCCACTTGCTGTGGCTCTGCAACAAGGGCATGAGAACGTGGTTGCTCACCTTATCAACTATGGGACAAAGGGTAAGGTCCGCCTGCCTGCCCTGCACATTGCAGCCCGCAACGATGACACTCgcacagctgctgtgctgctgcagaatgACCCCAATGCTGATGTCCTCTCCAAG ACTGGATTTACCCCCTTGCACATTGCAGCCCACTATGAGAATCTCAGTGTGGCCCAGTTACTGCTGAACCGTGGAGCCAGTGTTAACTTCACACCCCAG AATGGGATCACTCCACTGCACATAGCCTCCCGTCGGGGCAACATCATCATGGTACGGCTGCTGCTGGACCGTGGGGCCCAGATAGAGACGAGGACCAAG GATGAGCTGACCCCTCTCCACTGTGCAGCTCGCAATGGACACGTGCGAATTGCAGAGATCCTGCTGGACCACGGGGCTCCCATTCAAGCCAAAACCAAG AACGGCTTGTCGCCGATCCACATGGCAGCACAGGGCGACCACCTGGACTGTGTACGCCTGCTCCTGCAGTACAGCGCCGAGATCGACGACATCACCCTGGACCACCTAACGCCGCTGCACGTGGCCGCACACTGCGGGCACCACCGGGTGGCCAAGCTGCTGGTGGAGAAGGGGGCCAAGCCCAACTCCCGAGCCCTG aATGGCTTCACACCCCTCCATATCGCCTGCAAGAAGAACCACATccgggtgatggagctgctgctgaagacgGGTGCTTCCATCGATGCCGTCACGGAG TCCGGCCTGACCCCCCTGCATGTGGCCGCCTTCATGGGGCACCTGCCCATCGTCAAGACCCTGCTGCAGCGTGGAGCCTCTCCAAATGTGTCCAATGTG AAAGTAGAGACGCCCCTACACATGgcagccagagctgggcacaCGGATGTGGCAAAGTACCTGCTGCAGAACAAAGCCAAAGTCAATGCCAAGGCCAAG GATGACCAGACTCCTCTGCACTGTGCTGCACGCATCGGCCATACTGCCATGGCCAAACTCCTGCTGGAGAACAACGCCAACTCCAACCTGGCCACAACAGCGGGGCACACGCCCCTGCACATCACCGCCAGAGAGGGGCATGTGGACACAGCCCTGGCCCTGTTGGAGAAGGGGGCCTCACAGACCTGCATGACCAAG AAAGGATTTACCCCTCTCCACGTTGCAGCCAAGTACGGGAAGGTGGatgtggcagagctgctgctggcacatGACGCTCACCCCAATGCAGCAGGGAAG aACGGCCTGACCCCACTGCACGTGGCTGTCCACCACAACAACCTGGAGATCGTCAAGCTGCTGCTTCCCAAGGGGAGCTCCCCGCACAGCTCAGCCTGG AATGGGTACACCCCCCTGCACATCGCTGCCAAGCAAAACCAGATGGAGGTGGCCAGCAGCTTGCTGCAGTACGGGGCTTCTGCAAACGCGGAGTCTGTGCAGGGAGTCACCCCACTACACCTGGCTTCCCAGGAAGGGCATGCGGACATGGTGGCACTGCTGTTCTCCAAACAAGCCAATGGCGACCTAGGCAACAAG AGTGGCCTGACTCCTCTCCATCTCGTGGCCCAAGAGGGGCATGTGCTGGTTGCTGATGTTCTGGTGAAACACGGAGTCACGGTGGACGCAACAACCAGG ATGGGCTATACCCCGCTGCATGTGGCCAGCCACTATGGGAACATCAAGCTGGTGAAGTTTTTGCTGCAGCATCAGGCTGATGTCAATGCCAAGACTAAG CTGGGATACACCCCTCTGCACCAAGCGGCGCAGCAGGGACACACAGACGTCGTGACACTGCTGCTGAAGCACGGTGCCTCTCCCAATGAGATCAGCACA AATGGCACCACTCCTCTGGCCATTGCAAAGCGGCTTGGCTACATCTCCGTCACAGATGTGCTCAAGATTGTCACAGAGGAAACTGACATCCCG TCAGTCGGTGACAAGCACCGCATGAGCTTCCCGGAGACTGTAGACGAGATTCTGGACGTGTCGGAGGACGAAG GCACTGCTCATGTCACAGTAATGG AGGAGGAGCTGATTGCACCAAAGCCCAGGACACTTGATTCCAGGGACCAGGAGGGCAAGAGGGAGATGCTAGAGTTTATGACCACAACGACACTGGAGCAAAC GATGGAGTCTCCAGCGGTCCTGCAGGTCCCCTGTGTCCCACCTGAGACTGTGGTGACCAGAGCAGAGGAGACTGAGCAGGTAGGACCTGTGGAGACAGAAGCTGAGCAAGTCAGCCTGCTGCATGCGCCCTCGGTGTCCCCACAGGAG CCCTCCAAGGAGTTCGATGAGGACTCCCTGATCCCCAGCAGCCCCGCCACTGAGACATCAGATAACATCAGCCCGGTGGCCAGCCCCGTGCACACAGG GTTCCTGGTCAGCTTCATGGTGGATGCCCGTGGCGGCTCCATGCGGGGCAGCCGGCACCATGGACTGCGCGTGGTCATCCCGCCCCGTGCCTGCGCAGCGCCGACCCGCATCACCTGCCGCCTGGTGAAGCCCCAAAAGCTGCCTGCACCCCCATCGCTGGCTGAGGAGGAGGGTCTGGCCAGCCGGATCATTGCCCTGGGGCCCGCTGGCGCCCAGTTCCTCAG CCCCGTCATTGTGGAAATCCCGCACTTTGCCTCGTATGGGCGCGGAGACCGCGAGCTGGTGGTGTTGCGCAACGAGAACGGCTCTGTCTGGAAGGAGCACCGCAACCGCTATGAGGAGAGCTACATGGACCAGCTGCTCAACGGCATGGATGAGG AGCTGGagagcctggaggagctggagaagaagaGGGTCTGCCGCATCATCACCACCGACTTCCCTCTCTACTTCGTGGTCATGTCCCGGATTTGCCAGGACTGTGATCAGATTGGCCCGGAGGGAGGATGTTTGAAAAGCACACTGGTGCCCATGGTACAGGCCACTTTCCCAGACACCGCCGTCACCAAGGGAGTGAGGCTGGCCCTGCAG GCGCAGCCCGTGCCCGATGAGTTGGTGACCAAGCTGCTGGGGAACCAGGCAACCTTCAGCCCCATTGTCACGGTGGAGCCACGCCGGAGGAAGTTCCACCGCCCCATCGGCCTCCGCATCCCACTGCCACCATCCTGGAAGGACAATCCTCGAGACAGTGGCGAGGGTGACACCACCAGCCTGCGCCTGCTCTGCAGTGTGATCG gagggacaGACCAAGCCCAGTGGGAAGACATAACAGGCACCACAAAGTTGGTCTATGAAAACGAGTGTGCTAACTTTACCACCAACGTGTCCGCCAG GTTCTGGCTGGCCGACTGCCCGCGCACAGCCGAGGCCGTGCACTTCGCCACGATGTTGTACAAGGAGCTGACGGCTGTGCCCTACATGGCCAAATTCGTGGTGTTTGCCAAGATGAATGATTCACGGGAAGGCCGGCTGCGCTGCTACTGCATGACTGATGACAAGATTGACAAGACTTTAGAGCAGCATGAAAACTTCACTGAGGTGGCTCGCAGCAGGGACATTGAG gtGGTGGAGGGGATGCCATTGCATGTCGAGCTCTCAGGGAACCTGGTGCCTGTCAAGAAGGCCACTCAGCCCCGCACCTTCCTCTTCCAGTCCTTCCGGGAGAATCGTCTCGCCATCCCCATCAAG GTTCGGGACAGCAGCCGGGAAGCCAGTGGCTCCCTGTCTTTCTTGCGCAAGGCCATGAAGTATGAGGACCTCCAGCATGTGCTCTGCCACCTGAACATCAGCATACCACCCTGCACTAAG GGAAGCGGCAGTGAGGAGCGGAGGAGGACACTGACGCCGTTGTCTCTGCGGGAGCGATACAGCATCCTAAGTGAGACCAGTTTCG GCTCTCTGAGCAGCACAGACAAGGCAGACCAGAAGATGGTAGACATAGCAGAACAGCTGGGCCTCAGCTGGGCCG AGCTGGCACGTGAGCTGCAGTTTGGGGTGGATGACATCAACAGGATACGTGTGGAGAACCCCAACTCCCTACTGGAGCAGAGCATAGCCTTACTCAACCTCTGGGTCAGCCGTGAGGGCAAGAGTGTCAAGA TCGAGAGTCTGTACACAGCGCTGAGGAACATCGACCGCAGCGAGATTATCAACACGCTGGAGGGCTCCGGCCGGCAGAGCCGCAGCCTGAAGGGCAGCTGGCGCTACACGGACAGAGACTACTCCCTCTCGCCGTCCCAGATGAATG GTTACGCTTCGCTGCAGGATGAGCTGCTGTCCCCCGCCTCCCTGCATTACACGCTGCCATCCCCGCTGCGTGCCGACCAGTACTGGAATGAGGTGGCCATCATGGATGCTATCCCCATGGCTGCCACCGAGCAGGACGCCCTGATGGAGATGTCCGACATGCAGGTGTGGTCCTCGGGGCTCACCCCCTCACTGGTGACTGCTGAGGACTCCTCTCTGGAGTGCAGCAAGGCCGAGGACTCAGATGCCACAAGTGAAGGCCGGTTCCCGGGGCAGCTTCTGGCAGATGCACATGGCCCGGACCACATGGGCTCTATGGACCTGGTTGAGGATGACACAGTGGACTCAGATGCCATGAATGGCCTGATTGACCTTCTAGAGCAGGAGGAGGGGCCGAGGCCAGAGGGGAAGACGCCAGCCAGTGATCACCAGCCAGGGACCGGGGAGCAGGACCTGGAGAGTGAAGTCTCTTTTGTTTCAGTTCAGCAGAAGGTGCAAGCCAGGATCACGGCATCACCTCCCGTTAGCCACATCGTGGAGAAGAGCACAGACAG GCTGAGGGACTGGAATGCAGAAGGCTCCTTTATCTCCTGCCTACAGGACCTGACAGCGGGCTCCTGGCAGGAGGGGGTCACCCGAAGGCTGCTCCCGATGCACACCACGGCCTCTGGGGCACAGGGCCAGGAGCAAGAGCAGGTCCTGGCACCAGCTGTGGAGCTGATGCGGGTCAGCTCCGCAGAGGACAGCGactggcagccccagcaccccacaggcggctggcaggaggaggcagacagCCGCTTCTTTGGCCAG GGAAACGAAGTCCTTCATCTCCCTGGAGAGCAGGTCACTGAGGAGCAGTTCACAGATGATCAAGGCAATATCATCACCAAGAAG GTCATCCGGAAGGTGGTGCGTCAGCTGGGCCCTGGTGACACGGAtgacaggcaggagcaggaggagctgattCTGGAGGGCTCTCTGCAGGAGCCCCAAGACCTGGAGGCTGAGGACGATCACTTCATGAAATACTCCATCCTGCACCGGGACGGTCTGGGGGCCAAG GAGGAGGTGCGAGTGCGTGTCCCGAAACCGGAGGTCTGCGGGGGCAGAATGGGGGCTCAGATAGTGAAACGAGCCAGCCTGAAAAGGGGGAAGCAGTGA